From the genome of Desulfovibrio legallii, one region includes:
- a CDS encoding FprA family A-type flavoprotein, protein MQPVEIKKDIYWVGFVDYDHRDFHGYSRSPDGSTYNAYLIKDEKNALLDTVAPGCHGTLLCRMAQVLEPQKVDYIICNHLELDHSGSLEILVERCKPEKIFVSQTGLKSLAGYFNAKDWPVQAVKTGDRISLGKRSVVFQETRMLHWPDSMVSYIPEEKLLVSNDIFGQNIASSARFVDEFGDMGEFWRRVKEYYYNIVLPYSPMTLKTLPIVEKLDVDMIAPDHGLIHRGPEAVRAIIDMYRTMAEQKPQQRALIFYDTMWQSTETMAYSVGSGLEEAGVPVRLMSVKHNHHSAVMTELADCGAVLAASPTHNNTVLPLVAAQLTYMKGLRPQNRIGGAFGSYGWSGEGPKFLQEQLASMNMEMPCEAVKCMWRPNHEALAACHQLGKDVAEALKKKCQG, encoded by the coding sequence ATGCAACCTGTTGAGATTAAAAAAGACATTTACTGGGTAGGTTTTGTGGACTACGACCATCGGGATTTTCACGGCTATTCCCGTTCGCCCGACGGTTCCACCTACAATGCCTACCTTATCAAGGACGAAAAAAACGCCCTGCTGGACACCGTTGCCCCCGGCTGCCACGGCACCCTGCTCTGCCGCATGGCCCAGGTGCTGGAGCCGCAGAAGGTGGACTACATTATCTGCAACCACCTGGAGCTGGACCACTCCGGTTCGCTGGAAATCCTGGTGGAACGCTGCAAGCCCGAAAAAATCTTTGTTTCCCAGACGGGTCTCAAATCCTTGGCCGGCTACTTTAACGCCAAGGACTGGCCCGTGCAGGCCGTTAAAACCGGCGACCGCATCAGCCTGGGCAAGCGCAGCGTGGTCTTTCAGGAAACCCGTATGCTGCACTGGCCGGACAGCATGGTTTCCTATATCCCTGAAGAAAAACTGCTGGTGAGCAACGACATCTTCGGCCAGAACATCGCCAGCTCCGCCCGTTTTGTGGACGAATTCGGCGACATGGGCGAATTTTGGCGGCGCGTGAAGGAATACTACTACAACATCGTGCTGCCTTACTCCCCCATGACCCTCAAAACCCTGCCCATTGTGGAAAAGCTGGATGTGGACATGATCGCCCCGGACCACGGCCTCATCCACCGCGGGCCCGAAGCCGTGCGCGCCATCATTGACATGTACCGCACCATGGCCGAGCAGAAGCCCCAGCAGCGCGCGCTTATTTTTTACGACACCATGTGGCAGTCTACGGAAACCATGGCCTATTCCGTGGGCAGCGGCCTGGAAGAAGCCGGCGTGCCCGTGCGCCTCATGTCCGTGAAGCACAACCACCACAGCGCCGTCATGACCGAACTGGCCGACTGCGGCGCGGTGCTGGCGGCCTCGCCCACCCACAACAATACCGTGCTGCCCCTGGTGGCCGCCCAGCTCACCTACATGAAGGGCCTGCGCCCACAAAACCGCATCGGCGGCGCTTTCGGCTCCTACGGCTGGTCCGGCGAAGGCCCCAAATTCCTGCAGGAGCAGCTGGCTTCCATGAATATGGAAATGCCCTGCGAAGCCGTCAAATGCATGTGGCGGCCCAACCACGAAGCCCTGGCCGCTTGCCACCAACTGGGCAAGGACGTGGCCGAAGCGCTCAAAAAGAAGTGCCAGGGCTAA
- a CDS encoding rubredoxin, producing the protein MQKYVCSVCGYEYDPAENDNVAFEDLPDDWCCPVCGVGKDQFNPA; encoded by the coding sequence ATGCAGAAGTATGTTTGCAGTGTCTGTGGTTACGAGTACGACCCGGCCGAAAACGACAACGTGGCCTTTGAAGATCTGCCCGATGACTGGTGCTGCCCCGTGTGCGGCGTGGGTAAAGATCAGTTCAACCCGGCCTAG
- a CDS encoding desulfoferrodoxin, whose translation MPKHLEVYKCVHCGNIVEVLHGGGADIVCCGEPMKLMKEGATDGALEKHVPVIEKVDGGYKVKVGSVPHPMEEKHWIEWIELLADGRSYTKFLNPGDAPEAFFAIDAAKVTAREFCNLHGHWKAEN comes from the coding sequence ATGCCCAAGCATCTGGAAGTGTATAAGTGCGTTCACTGCGGCAACATTGTTGAAGTGCTCCACGGCGGCGGCGCCGACATCGTTTGCTGTGGCGAGCCCATGAAGCTGATGAAAGAGGGCGCCACTGACGGCGCCCTGGAAAAGCATGTGCCCGTTATTGAAAAAGTGGACGGCGGCTATAAGGTGAAGGTGGGCAGCGTGCCCCATCCTATGGAAGAAAAGCACTGGATCGAATGGATCGAACTGCTGGCCGACGGCCGCAGCTACACCAAGTTTCTCAACCCCGGCGACGCGCCCGAGGCTTTCTTTGCCATCGACGCCGCCAAGGTGACCGCCCGCGAGTTCTGCAACCTGCACGGCCATTGGAAGGCCGAAAACTGA
- a CDS encoding 4Fe-4S dicluster domain-containing protein produces the protein MTEHIQVIPDKCRACRRCEVACIAAHHGISFKEAMKHRDEMVARVQVVKAEGFKTTVRCHQCNPAPCVNVCPAGALQQDAEGRIIMRVQYCLACKMCIAACPYGTISMDTIGMPDVDADGGETLAQRSRREVAVRCDMCRAWRMENGKKITACMEACPAHALALVLADGTVVEAPTPVKAVKPASAAPTKAQPATPAE, from the coding sequence ATGACTGAACACATCCAGGTCATACCCGACAAATGCCGCGCCTGCCGTCGCTGTGAGGTGGCCTGCATTGCCGCCCACCACGGCATTTCCTTCAAAGAGGCCATGAAGCACCGCGACGAAATGGTGGCCCGCGTGCAGGTGGTCAAGGCAGAAGGCTTCAAAACCACCGTGCGCTGCCACCAGTGCAACCCCGCGCCCTGCGTCAACGTCTGCCCGGCAGGCGCCCTGCAGCAGGACGCCGAAGGCCGCATCATCATGCGCGTGCAGTACTGCCTGGCCTGCAAAATGTGCATCGCCGCCTGCCCCTACGGCACCATCAGCATGGACACCATCGGCATGCCCGACGTGGACGCCGATGGCGGCGAAACCCTGGCCCAGCGCTCCCGCCGCGAGGTGGCCGTGCGCTGTGACATGTGCCGGGCCTGGCGCATGGAAAACGGCAAGAAGATTACGGCCTGCATGGAGGCCTGTCCGGCCCACGCCCTGGCCCTGGTGCTGGCCGACGGCACCGTTGTGGAGGCCCCCACCCCGGTCAAGGCCGTCAAGCCCGCAAGTGCAGCGCCCACAAAGGCACAGCCTGCGACACCTGCAGAATAG
- a CDS encoding hydrogenase maturation nickel metallochaperone HypA encodes MHEASLVQGLLDMCLTAVREHNAAHPEAPVTRVEEVRCQLGLLSCVEPQTLTACFELFTEDTPAAGARLVLETAPLPCRCQTCGHDFTLTQRRFTCPRCGGENIHCDGGHGLTLLALHVAAEEPDHD; translated from the coding sequence ATGCACGAAGCCAGTCTGGTACAGGGGCTGCTGGATATGTGCCTCACCGCTGTGCGGGAACACAACGCCGCCCACCCTGAAGCGCCCGTCACCCGCGTGGAAGAGGTGCGCTGCCAGCTGGGCCTGCTCAGTTGTGTGGAACCGCAGACCCTGACCGCCTGCTTCGAACTGTTTACTGAAGATACCCCGGCGGCCGGGGCACGACTGGTGCTGGAAACCGCCCCCCTGCCCTGCCGCTGCCAGACCTGCGGCCACGACTTTACCCTGACGCAACGGCGCTTTACCTGCCCCCGTTGCGGTGGCGAAAACATCCATTGCGACGGCGGCCACGGACTGACCCTCCTGGCCCTGCACGTCGCCGCCGAGGAACCGGACCATGACTGA
- a CDS encoding nickel-dependent hydrogenase large subunit has protein sequence MSTSTFDMPLGPVHVALEEPVYFRLTVEGETVRHVELTSGHVHRGMEALASQRNLIKNVTLTERVCSLCSNSHSFTYCMAVENVLGITIPPRARYLRVLAEEIKRTASHLFNTAIQAHIIGFKSLFMHVMEVREMMQDLKETVYGNRMNLAANCIGGVKYDVDRELLDYMRKTVDKIEPQVEQICEIFNTNSLVLARTRGLGLLPKADALRLGVVGPVARGSGVHIDVRKDSPYAAYGELDFKSVVREDCCIHARTMVRLHEIFQSFSLIRQCIERLPQGPLTAPLRQIRTAEACARTEAPRGEVFYYIRTNETDIPARLKWRVPSYMNWEALGVMMRDCKVADVALITNSIDPCVSCTER, from the coding sequence ATGAGCACCAGCACCTTTGATATGCCTCTGGGCCCCGTGCATGTGGCCTTAGAGGAACCCGTCTACTTCCGCCTGACCGTAGAAGGCGAAACCGTGCGTCACGTAGAGCTGACCTCCGGCCATGTGCACCGCGGCATGGAAGCCCTGGCCAGCCAGCGCAACCTGATCAAAAACGTGACGCTCACCGAGCGGGTCTGCTCTCTTTGCTCCAACAGCCATTCCTTCACCTACTGCATGGCCGTGGAAAATGTGCTGGGCATCACCATTCCCCCCAGGGCGCGCTATCTGCGCGTGCTGGCCGAAGAAATCAAGCGCACGGCCTCCCACCTCTTCAACACCGCCATCCAGGCCCACATCATCGGCTTCAAATCCCTGTTCATGCACGTCATGGAAGTGCGTGAAATGATGCAGGACCTGAAAGAGACAGTCTACGGCAACCGCATGAATCTCGCCGCCAACTGCATTGGGGGGGTCAAGTACGATGTGGACAGGGAATTGTTGGACTATATGCGCAAAACAGTGGACAAAATCGAACCCCAGGTGGAGCAAATCTGCGAGATTTTCAACACCAACAGCCTGGTGCTGGCCAGGACCAGGGGCCTTGGGCTGCTGCCCAAAGCAGACGCCCTGCGCCTGGGCGTGGTGGGCCCGGTGGCCCGGGGTTCCGGCGTGCACATCGACGTGCGTAAGGATTCTCCCTACGCCGCCTACGGCGAGCTGGACTTTAAATCTGTGGTGCGGGAAGACTGCTGCATCCACGCCCGCACCATGGTGCGCCTGCACGAAATATTCCAGTCGTTCTCCCTTATCCGCCAGTGCATCGAGCGCCTGCCACAAGGCCCGCTGACCGCTCCCTTGCGTCAGATCCGCACGGCCGAGGCCTGCGCCCGCACCGAGGCCCCGCGCGGCGAGGTGTTTTACTACATCCGCACCAATGAAACGGACATCCCCGCCCGTCTCAAGTGGCGCGTGCCCTCCTATATGAACTGGGAGGCTCTGGGCGTGATGATGCGCGACTGCAAGGTGGCCGATGTAGCCCTGATCACCAACAGCATTGACCCCTGCGTTTCCTGCACGGAACGCTGA
- a CDS encoding NADH-quinone oxidoreductase subunit C yields the protein MGTPRTLPEAAGLLRDAGARLCMTTAYNRRQLSEPMQEVCYHFELEGVIYNLTVTLNGEWPTVPSITPLFANADWHEREMMELYGISVTGHPNPRRLFLDEELDAGILNEAVPLSIMMNGACTTDLWERILKEKGARS from the coding sequence CTGGGCACGCCGCGCACCCTGCCGGAGGCCGCCGGCCTGCTGCGCGACGCCGGCGCGCGCCTGTGCATGACCACTGCCTACAACCGCCGCCAGCTGAGCGAACCCATGCAGGAAGTGTGCTACCACTTTGAGCTGGAAGGCGTCATCTACAACCTTACCGTGACCCTCAACGGCGAATGGCCCACCGTGCCTTCCATCACGCCCCTCTTTGCCAATGCCGACTGGCACGAACGAGAAATGATGGAGCTCTACGGCATCAGCGTGACCGGCCACCCCAATCCGCGCCGCCTGTTCCTGGACGAAGAGCTGGACGCCGGCATCCTCAACGAGGCCGTGCCCCTGTCCATCATGATGAACGGGGCCTGCACCACAGACCTCTGGGAACGCATCCTCAAAGAAAAAGGGGCCCGCTCATGA
- a CDS encoding 4Fe-4S binding protein: protein MAGFLKVLFHNLLEGPSTDPFPFGETFTPARLRGRARVDPDLCMGCGTCRHYCAAGAINITQLPDGTGFTITIWQNSCCLCASCRHYCPTGAMSITNDWHSAHPEEEKFRRLEQHTIKYEPCAHCGALMRPLPKKLAERLYAHNSEIDHELTRHLCPKCRQIEDAKRNACLLPQHAAAAPDSPVTSAAPTKD from the coding sequence ATGGCGGGCTTTCTGAAAGTGCTCTTCCACAACCTGCTGGAAGGCCCCAGCACCGATCCCTTTCCTTTTGGCGAAACCTTCACTCCGGCGCGCCTGCGCGGCCGGGCGCGGGTAGACCCAGACCTCTGTATGGGCTGCGGCACCTGCCGTCACTACTGCGCTGCCGGGGCCATCAACATCACGCAGCTGCCCGACGGCACCGGCTTTACCATCACCATCTGGCAGAACTCCTGCTGTCTGTGCGCCTCGTGCCGCCATTACTGCCCCACCGGGGCCATGAGCATCACCAACGACTGGCATTCGGCCCACCCGGAGGAAGAAAAATTCCGTCGGCTGGAGCAGCATACCATCAAATACGAGCCCTGCGCCCACTGCGGCGCGCTCATGCGGCCCCTGCCCAAAAAACTGGCCGAGCGCCTCTATGCCCATAACAGCGAAATCGACCACGAACTGACGCGCCACCTCTGCCCCAAATGCCGGCAGATTGAAGACGCCAAGCGCAACGCCTGCCTGCTGCCGCAGCACGCCGCCGCCGCGCCGGATTCGCCCGTCACTTCGGCCGCCCCCACCAAGGATTAG
- a CDS encoding NADH-quinone oxidoreductase subunit B family protein, with protein sequence MSLDNLLKKLSVRSPWLFRINAGSCNGCDVELATTACIPRYDVERLGCRYCGSPRHADIVLITGPLTTRVRDKVLRVWNEIPEPKVTVAVGICPISGGVFREGYSIEGPIDRYIPVDVNVPGCPPRPQAILEGVVQARAIWMKKLGLEA encoded by the coding sequence GTGTCCCTGGACAATCTGCTCAAAAAACTTTCGGTGCGCTCGCCGTGGCTGTTCCGCATCAATGCGGGTTCGTGCAACGGCTGCGACGTGGAGCTGGCCACGACAGCGTGCATTCCGCGCTATGACGTGGAACGCCTGGGTTGCCGCTACTGCGGCAGCCCCCGCCACGCGGATATTGTGCTTATCACCGGCCCGCTGACCACGCGGGTACGCGACAAGGTGCTGCGGGTCTGGAATGAAATTCCGGAACCCAAGGTCACCGTGGCCGTGGGCATCTGCCCCATTTCGGGCGGGGTCTTTCGCGAGGGGTATTCCATTGAAGGCCCCATTGACCGCTACATCCCCGTGGACGTCAATGTGCCGGGCTGTCCGCCGCGGCCCCAGGCCATTCTGGAGGGCGTGGTGCAGGCCAGGGCCATCTGGATGAAAAAACTGGGTCTGGAGGCATAG
- a CDS encoding respiratory chain complex I subunit 1 family protein has product MSDTLLAIVHMCLFPGGVFALLVAMFFKGLDRRVEARLQRRVGPPLTQPWLDIAKLLTKETLIPKTACRPAFLMAPVFGFTGMAVCAAFIPVPGVYSGLYNMGDLLVLFYLLPIPAMALMLGGSASSSPFGAVGFSREMLLMLAYETPLLMILLSVAMLVGKALHGGAWGAEFSLLRIVAWQQEAGSLGFNPAMVPALFAYLIFLPGTMGVAPFDIPEAETEIIEGPLLEYGGPLLALFQITSALKTFVVLGLGVALFFPGTISDLWPVNLLWFLLKCLALMLLSLTLVKSAMGRLRIDQAFRFYVTVPTGLALLSLVLVWVL; this is encoded by the coding sequence ATGAGCGACACCCTGCTTGCCATTGTGCATATGTGCCTGTTTCCCGGTGGGGTGTTCGCCCTGCTGGTGGCCATGTTCTTCAAAGGACTGGACCGCCGGGTGGAGGCCCGCCTGCAGCGCCGGGTGGGGCCGCCCTTGACCCAGCCCTGGCTGGACATCGCCAAACTGCTGACCAAGGAAACGCTTATCCCCAAGACGGCCTGCCGCCCGGCCTTTCTTATGGCCCCGGTGTTCGGCTTTACGGGCATGGCCGTGTGCGCGGCCTTCATCCCCGTACCGGGGGTGTACTCCGGGCTCTACAACATGGGCGACCTGCTGGTGCTCTTCTACCTGCTGCCCATTCCGGCCATGGCCCTTATGCTGGGCGGCTCCGCCTCCAGCTCGCCCTTTGGGGCCGTGGGCTTCTCGCGCGAAATGCTGCTTATGCTGGCCTATGAAACACCCTTGCTTATGATTTTGCTTTCCGTAGCCATGCTGGTGGGCAAAGCCCTGCACGGCGGGGCCTGGGGGGCGGAATTTTCGCTCTTGCGCATTGTGGCCTGGCAGCAGGAGGCCGGATCTCTGGGCTTCAACCCCGCCATGGTGCCGGCTTTGTTCGCTTACCTCATCTTTCTGCCCGGCACCATGGGCGTGGCCCCCTTTGACATTCCGGAAGCGGAAACGGAAATCATCGAAGGACCGCTGCTGGAATACGGCGGCCCGCTGCTGGCGCTGTTTCAGATCACCTCGGCCCTCAAGACCTTTGTGGTGCTGGGGCTGGGGGTGGCGCTTTTCTTTCCCGGCACTATATCTGACTTGTGGCCAGTGAACCTGCTCTGGTTCCTGCTCAAGTGTCTGGCGCTCATGCTGCTGTCGCTCACGCTGGTCAAGTCGGCCATGGGGCGCTTGCGCATCGACCAGGCCTTCCGCTTCTATGTGACGGTGCCCACGGGCCTGGCCCTGCTGAGCCTCGTCCTGGTCTGGGTACTGTAA